The segment GAGATTGTCGTTTATTATCAACTTACATAGTACTACTCTACTTATAGATACTGTTATTTGCATtttagtctgtaatttgtgggGTTCCATAACAGTTTCTCCTTGTTGAAGGGAAATGTTAAGTACCGATTTATCGTACTATGTTGGAAAGTGTGAAAGCAATCTGATGTAATTTATTTACATGTTTATTTGCTTAGCTATGGGCTACAATATCCGTGGCATTCTCTCTAATGCTATATTTCAGTTTTAAAGTGTTTGCTTAGTTTCCAAAATTCTGTGACAATCATACATTCCTGATAAGTTTTTCCAGTAATGATTCTGTTGGGATCCTCAACATAGTTGAAGTTAATAGGTTTTTTTATGACAGCATAATCATAAGTTTAACATTTATGTTGAATAAGTGTTTCGAACTTTTCACTAGTTTAGTAGATAGTATATATTTCTATCTCGTGAAAATAGACTCATATGGGATGAGTTATGGTAAGTAGACTGATTTCTTGTGAAAAAACTGCGAAGTTACATTTCTTGTCATGTGCGTTTAACTATTGGTGCGTTACAAAGTAGTTACCTATAGTGGTTAATCTGTAAGGTCATTCACTAAAAGTAGATTACATCCGAAATAAAAGTACTTGTTTTGATTTTAGGATGAATGTATTGCAGTTGGTTAAACAAATGGATACTCTTTCACCGAGAATCCAAGCCTTGTTAAAAGAAAGTAATTGTCTCAGGTGTAAGGAAGACACAAATAATGATTCTCCATTTTCCCGAGATTCCTTAAAGGCTAGATTGAGTGATCTGGAATTCCGTGTAACACAGAACAAAGAAACGGAAAAGTATGTTTTATTAAGTTATATTATTGTTTTAGGCCTTTTTCAGGGAAATACGTTAATGAGAAATCACCTGGAATATATAAATGTGTTGTCTGTAGCTCAAAACTGTTTAGCAGTGAAGCGAAATTCTACTGTAGCTGTGGTTGGCCTGCATTTAACAGTCCTATAGAGTGTAACTCCTTGATCTTATCCATTGATTTGTCATCAGGTATGTCCTAGACAATTCATCTCATTATTGTTTGCCGAGATAACTTATGTACTAGGCCAACCAAAATTGAGATACTACGCCCCCAAATTTCCTGATACGACCGAGGG is part of the Schistosoma mansoni strain Puerto Rico chromosome 1, complete genome genome and harbors:
- a CDS encoding putative methionine sulfoxide reductase, which gives rise to MNVLQLVKQMDTLSPRIQALLKESNCLRCKEDTNNDSPFSRDSLKARLSDLEFRVTQNKETEKPFSGKYVNEKSPGIYKCVVCSSKLFSSEAKFYCSCGWPAFNSPIECNSLILSIDLSSGEVRVEVSCKGCNAHLGHVFDDGPKPTGLRYCINSCALILDSDSSSSSGLNLPTA